One part of the Populus alba chromosome 18, ASM523922v2, whole genome shotgun sequence genome encodes these proteins:
- the LOC118054183 gene encoding protein arginine N-methyltransferase PRMT10, which translates to MGSHQKGERGGSSNGSGGGAVVVDKGVDFAQYFCTYAFLYHQKEMLSDRVRMDAYFNAIFENKHHFKGKTVLDVGAGSGILAMWSAQAGARKVYAVEATTMSGHAQALVKANNLQDVVEVLEGSMEDITLPEQVDVIISEWMGYFLLRESMFDSVICARDRWLKPGGVMYPSHARMWMAPIRSGLGDQKKSDYDGSMNDWHAFMEDTKEYYGVDMSVLTKPFSEEQMKYYLQTSLWQNLHPHQVIGTAAIIKEIDCLTATVNDILKVKSDFLSSITLENTRLCGFGGWFDVHFRGSKVNPAQLEIELTTAPSVDNSTHWGQQVFLLHPPVHVSEGDAISVSFTMDRSKENHRLMEVELGCEIKQSSSKQLPPFRNKFYIE; encoded by the exons ATGGGGAGCCACCAGAAGGGAGAGCGTGGAGGCAGCAGCAATGGAAGCGGAGGAGGAGCTGTGGTGGTGGACAAGGGTGTCGATTTCGCACAATATTTCTGCACCTACGCGTTTCTTTATCACCAGAAAGAAATGCTCTCTGATAGAGTCCGTATGGACGCATACTTCAACGCTATTTTCGAGAACAAGCACCATTTCAAGGGAAAG ACGGTGTTGGATGTGGGAGCAGGGAGTGGCATTCTTGCAATGTGGTCAGCACAAGCAGGTGCTCGAAAGGTCTATGCAGTTGAGGCTACTACGATGTCAGGACATGCGCAGGCTCTAGTCAAAGCGAATAATCTTCAAGATGTAGTTGAAGTACTTGAGGGTTCCATGGAGGATATCACCCTGCCAGAGCAAG TTGATGTAATTATCTCAGAGTGGATGGGGTACTTCCTTCTTCGTGAATCCATGTTTGATTCAGTGATATGTGCTCGTGACCGCTGGTTGAAGCCCGGTGGAGTCAT GTATCCAAGTCATGCTCGCATGTGGATGGCACCCATCAGGTCAGGATTGGGAGATCAAAAAAAGAGTGATTATGATGGATCGATGAATGATTGGCATGCTTTTATGGAAGACACTAAAGAATACTATGGTGTTGATATGAGTGTTTTAACAAAGCCTTTCTCAGAGGAGCAAATGAAATATTATCTCCAG ACATCATTGTGGCAAAACCTTCATCCACATCAAGTCATTGGGACAGCTGCCATTATAAAGGAGATTGATTGTTTAACTGCCACGGTGAATGACATTCTCAAAGTCAAGTCGGACTTCCTATCGTCAATCACTTTAGAAAACACAAGGCTCTGCGGATTTGGTGGATGGTTTGATGTCCATTTTCGA GGAAGCAAGGTTAATCCGGCACAGCTGGAGATTGAGTTGACAACAGCTCCTAGTGTAGATAATAGCACGCATTGGGGTCAGCAG GTTTTCCTCTTGCATCCTCCTGTACATGTCAGTGAAGGGGATGCTATAAGTGTATCCTTCACCATGGATCGTTCAAAGGAAAATCACAGATTAATGGAGGTTGAGCTTGGCTGTGAGATCAAACAGTCCTCCAGCAAACAGCTGCCTCCTTTCAGAAACAAGTTCTACATAGAGTGA